TCATTCCCTCGCTGCCGGGCTACGGCTTTTCCGACCGGCCTTCGGCCGCCGGCTGGGACGCGCGCCGCATCGCGCGCGCCTGGACCGACCTGATGGCGCGGCTCGGCTACACCCGCTGGGTCGCCCAGGGCGGCGACTGGGGCGCGGTCGTCACCAATGTGCTGGCCCTGCAGAAACCGCCGGGCCTTGCCGCCATCCATCTCAACCTGCCGCTCGCCATCCCCGCGAGCCTCGAGGGCGAAGGCGCGACGCCAGCGGAAGGCGCAGCGCTCGCCGCGCTCCGGCGTTTCGTCACCGACGGCTGGGGCTACAACCTCATGCAGCAGACCAGGCCGCAGACCATCGGCTACGCGCTGGCCGATTCGCCGGTCGCGCTCGCCGCCTGGATCTACGAAAAATTCGCCGCCTGGACCGACAATGACGGCGATCCCGAAACCGCGCTGTCGCGCGACGACATGCTCGACGACATCACGCTCTACTGGCTGACCAATACCGGCGCGTCGTCCGCACGGCTCTACCGCGAGAACGCCAAGCTCGGCATGAGCCAGGGCGTCGTCGACTTTCCGGTCGGCCTCAGCATCTTTCCGAAGGAGATCTTCCGCACGCCGCGCAGCTGGGCCGACAGGACCTATCCGAACCTCATCCACTGGAACGAGCTCGACCGGGGCGGCCATTTCGCCGCCTTCGAGCAGCCGGCCTTGTTCACGCGGGAACTGCGCGACTGCTTCCGCACGGTGCGCCGCGCCTGATCCCGTTCGGGAGGCGGACGCCGGCGACCGACCCGGCCATCATGCGGCCCGATTCGTCCTGTGTCTCACCGGCCGTCGGCGGTCCCCGCCCACGGCACGCATTCCATGACCGAAGCAGCCCCTGCTCCGCCCGCCTTTCCCGCCGAATGGCGCATCGTCGCGGCCGAACTCATGGCCGACACCGTCTCGAGCCATGTCTGGCTGGTGCACCGGGCCGACGGCGGCCGCGCCGTGGTCAAGGACTGCAAGCCGATCCCCGATCTCGCCGACGTGCTGCGCGGCGCCCGCTATCTTGCCTGGCGCGAGGGCGACGGGGCGGCCCGGCTCCTCGCCGAACATGGCCGGATGATGCTCATCGAACATGCCGGCAACCATATGCTCGCCGAGGAGATCGCAACGGCGGGCGATGCTGCGGCCACGCGCATCGCCGCCGATCTGCTGGCGCACCTGCTGGCCCCTGCGCCGGTGCCCGACGCCGCGGACTTCCAGCCGCTGCACGGCGCTTCGCCGGCCTGTTCGCCAAGGCCGATGCCGACCGCAAGGCGGGCCGGCCGGGGCTCTATGGCGAGGCCGCCGCGCTCGCCGAGCGGCTCACCGCCGCGCCGGCGCGCAGTGTGCCGCTGCACGGCGACGTGCACCACGAGAACATCCTGAAAGGGCCGCGCGGCTGGCTGATCATCGATCCCGTCGGTCTCATTGGCGATCCCGCCTATGACGCCGCCAACCTCTTTTCCAATCCGCTCGACCGCGACGATCTCTGCCTCAGCCCGGAGCGCATTGCCGGCATGGCCGCGATCCTCGGGGAAGCGCTCGGCATTGCGCCCCGCCGCCTCCTCGACCACGCCTTCGTCCATGCCTGCCTGTCGGCCGCCTGGCACGCCGAGGACGGGAGCGACGAGGACGAAGCGCGCGAGCTCGCTGTCGCCCTGGCCGTCCGAAGCGTCCGCGACGCAGGCGACTGAACGCGCCCCATGGCGCTTGCGGACGAAGGCTACGCTTCGCGTGACCGAAACGCGTCGGAAAGCCTCTAGCCCAGAGCCGCTGCGCGCGTCACCAGCTCAGCCTTGCGGATCTTGCGGGTCGGCGTCATCGGCATGTCGTCGATCAGCTCCAGCCGCTCCGGCCAGCGCAGCCGTGCCACGCCCTCGGCCTCGAGAAAGGCACGGAGCCCGGCAAGGTCGAGCTGTGTCCCCTCGCGCGCCACTGCGAAGCAGCAGGCCCGTTCGCCCAGAACCGGATCGGGCATCGGCACGATGGCGCAGATCTCGACGGCCGGGTGGCGCGCGATCGTCGCCTCGACATCGGCCGGATTGAACTTGACGCCGCCGCGGTTGATCACCTCCTTGAGCCGGCCGGTCAGGGTGAGATTGCCACCGGCATCGAGGCGGCCGAGGTCGCCGGTGCGGAACCAGCCGTCCGCGGTGAAGGCCGCCGCGCTCGCTTCGGCATTGTCGAGATAGCCGGCAAAAACCGAGGCACCACGCACCTGCAGCTCGCCCTCCTCGTCCGCGGCCGCCGGCCCCGCCTCGCCGGCAATGCGCAGCTCGGTGCCCGGGCTCGCCCGGCCGACCGTGCCGAGCCGCGCCGCCTCGGCATCGCCGGGCCGGGTGAAGCTGCCCGCCTGCAGCTCGCTCATGCCCCAGAGCTGGCACACCTTGCCGTCGGGCATGAGGTCCTGCAGCGCCCGCGCGAGGTCCGGCGGGCAGAGGCTGCCGGAAATCAGCACGAAGCGCAGCGAAGCCAGCCTGTCGCGGTCGATCAGCCCCTGGGCGAGGCCGGCCGCCAGATGCGCCGGCGCGACGAACAGGCCGCTCGGCCGGTGGCAGGTCAGCGCCTCGGCGAGGCCGGCGGGCGTATAGGCGGGCAGGATCGCCGTGGCGGCGCCGGCGGCGAGCGCGAGATTGACCGAGAACAGGCCGTAGAGATGGCTGAACGGGGCCGCCGACAGCAGCACGGCGCGCGCGTCGATGCCGAGCTCGGCCGCGCTCAGCCGGGCATTGGCGAGGAACCTGCGCGCCGGCACGGGCACGCCCTTGGGCGCGGCCGTCGTGCCCGACGTGTAGAGCAGGACGAAACGGTCGTCGGGGCCTGGCCGCGCATCGGGCAGCGCCGTGGGCGCGGCCCTCAGCGCCTCGAAGGCGATCGCCTCGGGCGTGCCCGCCCCGACCGCCGCCACCAGGCGCAGATGCGGCAGGCGCGGCTGCAGCGACAGGACCAGCCGGGCCGGGCTGCCGTCCTTGCCGGCGCCGAGGCAGATCATCGCCCTGGCGCGCGAGTGGGCGACGAGCGGCTCGATCTCACCGGCGCGATAGGGCATGTGAACGGTCTGCAGCACGGCGCCGAGATAGCCGCAGGCGAGATAGGTCGTGACGAAGGCGGCGCCGTTCGGCAGCTGCACCGCAACGACATCGCCCCGGCCGATGCCGTGGGCCGCAAGCCCGGCCGCGAGCGACATGGCCGCCGCCCGCAGCGCGCCGTAGCTGAACGTGCCGTCGGGCCCGGCAAGCGCCGGGGCATCGGCGTGCATCGCGGCATGACGGTCGAGCCAGGCGGCGAGCGTGTCCGGCACCGGCGCCACATCCTGCACTGCGGCAACCATGACCGGCCTCCCTCGTCGATCGTGTCAGGCGGCGCGCGCCGGCTCCGCGCGGGCCAGCCCGCCATGGAGGTCCAGCATGGCCTCGCGCCAGGCCGCCAGCCGGTCGGCCGGATCGAGCAGCTCGAACCGGCTGACGATGCGCGCCCACTGGAACAGGCTGAACAGGATGTAGTCGGCATAGGCCGGCTGCGCCCCGCAGAGGAACGGCTGGCCGCGCAGGGTGGCGCGGAACGGATCCAGCAGCTTGCGGAAGCCGAGGATATCGGTGTCGCGCGCTGCGGCGAGCTCCTCGAGCGAGCGGCGGAACAGGGCCTCGATCTGACCGCGCAGATGCCCGGCATCTTCGGGCCCGACGCAGGCGACGACGTCGACCATCACCAGCGGCACGAGCTGGGGCACCAGGCTGCGGTCGACATAGGTATTGACGAAGCGGCTGAGGCCCGTGCCGATCGGTCCGCCGAACAGGCTCGGCCGGTCCGGCCAGGCCTGCTCGAGATAGGCCGCGATGGCCCAGGAATCGGTCACGACCGTGTCGCCGTCGACCAGGATCGGCACCTTGTCCTGGCCGCTGAAGGCGATGGCCTGCTTGTCGCTGACGGCAACCGGCCGGACGTCCGCGGCAAGCCCCTTGTGGGCCAGGGCGAGTCGTGTCCGCCAGGAGAACTGGCTGTAGCGGCGCCCGTCCAGCCCACCGAGCTCGTAGAGGATCAGGGTCATGGCAACCGCACCGGTTCCGTGCTTAAGTCATCACTGATTTTACGTCGCACTTTCAGTGAGTCAATGACCATGCCGGCGCATCGCAAGGCCCCCGCCCGGATCGAGGCCACCGACGGCAAGGCGGCAGGCCGGCGTTCCGCCCCGCCGGCGCCGGCGCATCTTGCCTCGGGCGATCACGAGGCGGCGGTGACCGAGTTCGAGCAGGCGCTGATCTGCGCGGGCGAAGCCTTCGTGCGCTTCGCCGGCGCCCTGCTCGGTCCCGAGGCGCGCGAGCACAATCTTTCCGGCCAGGACTGCGTGATCCTGCAGCAGCTGGTCACCGCCGGCGAGCCGCGGCGGGTCGCCGACCTCCTGCGCTTCGCCAATCGCGAGGACGTCTCGAACGT
This portion of the bacterium YEK0313 genome encodes:
- a CDS encoding Fluoroacetate dehalogenase, which codes for MSTPSDRTPRDAISRRHVVQAAATLATAATAGPALADGRAASLAGLTPFKVAVPEAALEDLKRRLAMTRWPEPATEPGWSQGVPVDRLRRLVDYWQAGYDWRGFEARINAFPQFRTEIDGLGFHFLHVRSKHAEALPLILSHGWPGSVVEFLKVIGPLSDPTAHGGRAEDAFHLVIPSLPGYGFSDRPSAAGWDARRIARAWTDLMARLGYTRWVAQGGDWGAVVTNVLALQKPPGLAAIHLNLPLAIPASLEGEGATPAEGAALAALRRFVTDGWGYNLMQQTRPQTIGYALADSPVALAAWIYEKFAAWTDNDGDPETALSRDDMLDDITLYWLTNTGASSARLYRENAKLGMSQGVVDFPVGLSIFPKEIFRTPRSWADRTYPNLIHWNELDRGGHFAAFEQPALFTRELRDCFRTVRRA
- a CDS encoding Aminoglycoside/hydroxyurea antibiotic resistance kinase, giving the protein MTEAAPAPPAFPAEWRIVAAELMADTVSSHVWLVHRADGGRAVVKDCKPIPDLADVLRGARYLAWREGDGAARLLAEHGRMMLIEHAGNHMLAEEIATAGDAAATRIAADLLAHLLAPAPVPDAADFQPLHGASPACSPRPMPTARRAGRGSMARPPRSPSGSPPRRRAVCRCTATCTTRTS
- a CDS encoding Aminoglycoside/hydroxyurea antibiotic resistance kinase, with the protein product MPLHGDVHHENILKGPRGWLIIDPVGLIGDPAYDAANLFSNPLDRDDLCLSPERIAGMAAILGEALGIAPRRLLDHAFVHACLSAAWHAEDGSDEDEARELAVALAVRSVRDAGD
- the sauT_1 gene encoding putative sulfoacetate--CoA ligase, whose protein sequence is MVAAVQDVAPVPDTLAAWLDRHAAMHADAPALAGPDGTFSYGALRAAAMSLAAGLAAHGIGRGDVVAVQLPNGAAFVTTYLACGYLGAVLQTVHMPYRAGEIEPLVAHSRARAMICLGAGKDGSPARLVLSLQPRLPHLRLVAAVGAGTPEAIAFEALRAAPTALPDARPGPDDRFVLLYTSGTTAAPKGVPVPARRFLANARLSAAELGIDARAVLLSAAPFSHLYGLFSVNLALAAGAATAILPAYTPAGLAEALTCHRPSGLFVAPAHLAAGLAQGLIDRDRLASLRFVLISGSLCPPDLARALQDLMPDGKVCQLWGMSELQAGSFTRPGDAEAARLGTVGRASPGTELRIAGEAGPAAADEEGELQVRGASVFAGYLDNAEASAAAFTADGWFRTGDLGRLDAGGNLTLTGRLKEVINRGGVKFNPADVEATIARHPAVEICAIVPMPDPVLGERACCFAVAREGTQLDLAGLRAFLEAEGVARLRWPERLELIDDMPMTPTRKIRKAELVTRAAALG
- the ligE_2 gene encoding Beta-etherase encodes the protein MTLILYELGGLDGRRYSQFSWRTRLALAHKGLAADVRPVAVSDKQAIAFSGQDKVPILVDGDTVVTDSWAIAAYLEQAWPDRPSLFGGPIGTGLSRFVNTYVDRSLVPQLVPLVMVDVVACVGPEDAGHLRGQIEALFRRSLEELAAARDTDILGFRKLLDPFRATLRGQPFLCGAQPAYADYILFSLFQWARIVSRFELLDPADRLAAWREAMLDLHGGLARAEPARAA